The following is a genomic window from Desulfovibrio sp..
TCACCACGGCCATGAAGAGCGTGGGCGAGGCCATGAGCATCGGGCGCACCTTCAAGGAAGCCCTGCAAAAGGGCCTGCGTTCCCTTGAAGTGGGCATGCCGGGCCTTTCCAAGGAATACGACAAGTGCACCTGGGACAAGGACGCCATTCTGGCGTCGCTCAGAAAGCCCAATTCCCGCAGGCTCTTCGATGTCCGCTCGGCCATGCTCTGTGGCATGACCGAGGCCGAAATCTTCGAGGCCACCAAGATCGACCCCTGGTTTTTGCGCCAGATAAAAGAGATCGTGGATCTGGAAGGCGAACTCCACTCCTTCGCCCTGCAGGAGAGCGTGAGCGCCTCCAACCCCAAGCTGGCACCAGTGATGCAGAAAGCCAAGCGGAACGGCTTTTCGGACCGCCAGCTGGCCACGCTCTGGAAAAAATCCGAGCTGGATATCCGCGACATCCGCAAGAAGCTCGCGGTCAAACCCACCTACTATCTGGTGGACACCTGCGCCGCAGAGTTCGAAGCCTACACTCCTTATTACTACTCCACCTACGAGACCGGCTCCGAAACAACGCCGTCCGAGAAGCGCAAGGTGGTCATCCTGGGCGGCGGCCCCAACCGCATCGGCCAGGGTATCGAGTTCGACTACTGCTGCGTGCACGCTTCCTACGCGCTACGCGAGCTGGGCATCGAGTCCATCATGGTCAACTCCAACCCGGAGACCGTGTCCACCGACTACGATACGTCGGACAAGCTCTATTTCGAGCCGCTCACCTTCGAGGATGCGCTGAACATCATCGAGCACGAGAAGCCCGAGGGCGTCATCGTTCAGTTCGGTGGCCAGACCCCCCTGAACCTGGCGGTGCCGCTCATGCGCGCCGGAGTGCCCATCCTGGGTACTTCGCCTGACTCCATCGACAGGGCGGAAGACCGCGAGCGGTTCCAGGCGTTGCTCAAGAAGTTAGGTCTCAAGCAGCCCCCCAACGGCACGGCCATGTCCGTGGAAGAGGCCTGCAAGATCGCCAAGGAGATCACCTATCCCGTGGTGGTCCGCCCGTCCTACGTGCTGGGCGGCCGGGCTATGGAAGTGGTCTACGACGAGGAAGGCCTCATCAGCTATTTCAAGAAAGCCGCGGTTGTTTCCCCGGAGCATCCCATCCTGGTGGACAAGTTCCTGGAGAACGCCATCGAGGTGGATGTCGACGCCATCTGCGACGGCACGGACACCTATGTGGCCGGGATCATGGAACACATCGAGGAGGCCGGCATCCATTCCGGCGACTCGGCCTGTGTGCTGCCTCCCCACACCTTGTCCGCGGACATCGTTGCCGAAATCGAACGCCAGACCAAGGCCCTGGCCATTGAGCTGGACGTGGTCGGGCTCATGAACATCCAGTTCGCCTTGAAAGACGGGGTGGTATACATCCTGGAGGTTAACCCCAGGGCATCGCGCACCTCGCCCTTCGTGTCCAAGGCCACGGGCGTGCCCCTGGCCAAGCTTGCCACCAAGGTGATGATGGGCGTGAAGCTCAAGGACCTGGACCCCTGGAGCGCCCGCAAGGGCGGGTACGTCTCCGTGAAGGAGTCCGTGTTCCCGTTCAACCGCTTCCCGGGCGTGGACGTTCTGCTGGGGCCCGAGATGCGCTCCACCGGCGAGGTCATGGGCGTGGACACGAGCTTCGGCCTGGCCTTCATGAAGAGCCAGCTTGCCGCCGGACAGCGGCTGCCCATGTCGGGAACGGTGTTTCTTTCCGTGAACGACAGCGATAAGCAGGCCATCCTGCCCGCTGCCCGGATGTTCGCGGAGATCGGCTTCAAGATCGTGGCCACGGGCGGGACGGCCCAGGTGCTGAACGACAACGGAATCAAGGCGGAGAAGGTTCTCAAGGTCTACGAGGGACGCCCCAACGCGGCGGACATGGTGATCAACGGCGACATCCAGCTCATGATCAACACCGTTTCCGGCAAGAAGACCGTGCAGGATTCCTCGCAGCTCAGGCAGACCACGCTTCTCTACGGCGTGCCCTACACCACCACGGTTGCCGGGGCCAAGGCCATGGCCCAGGCCATCAAGGAACTCACGGGCACGGGGCTCGACGTCAAGAGCCTCCAGGAATACTACTCCTGAATACCCGCGCAATTGACAGCCCAGGCCAAGGCCTTATCTGAAGGCCTTGCACCAAAGGCGGCGAGTTAGGAAGATGAAGAAAGAATATTGCGGATTGTTCGGCATCTACGGCCATCCCGAGGCCGCGCGCATGACCTATTTCGGCCTCTACGCCCTGCAGCACCGGGGGCAGGAGTCGGCCGGCATAGTCACCTGGGACGGCGAAAAAATCCGCGAGCAGAAGGGCATGGGCCTGGTGGCGGACGTTTTCAACGAGCGCCACCTGGGCAAGGAACTCAAGGGCTCCATCGCCGTCGGCCACATCCGATATTCCACCACCGGCGCGTCCCTCCTGCGCAACGCCCAGCCGTTCCTGGTCCGCTTCGGCGACTGGAACCTGGCCATCGCCCACAACGGCAACCTGGTGAACACCTACGAGTTGCGCGCCGAACTGGAAGCCGCCGGGTCCATCTTCCAGACCACCATGGATTCGGAGATCTTCGTCCACCTTATCGCCCGGAGCCTAAACGGCGGCACCATCGAGGACGCCGTCATCAAGGCTTGCCAGAAGGTGAAGGGCTCCTATTCGCTCATCATCCAGGCCAACGACAAGATGATCGCCGTGCGCGACCCCAACGGCATCCGGCCCTTGGCCCTGGGACGCCTGGACGATAATTACGTCATTTCCTCCGAGACCTGCGCCTTCGACCTCATCGAGGCCGAGTACCTGCGCCCCATCGAACCGGGCGAGATGCTGGTCATCCAGGACAAGTGCCTGAGATCATACCGCATAAGCGAGCCGCAACCCGTGCGGCGCTGCATATTCGAGCTGGTCTACTTCGCCCGCCCGGATTCCGTGGTGTTCGGCGAAGTGGTCTATTCCCGGCGCAAGCTCATGGGCCAGACCCTGGCCAAGGAAGCGCCCATGGACGCGGACTACGTGATGCCGTTCCCGGATTCCGGGGTCTACGCGGCGGTGGGCTACGCCCAGGAGTCCGGCCTGCCCTTCGAGGTGGCCATGATCCGCAACCACTACGTGGGCCGCACCTTCATCCAGCCTTCCCAGAACATGCGCGACTTCTCGGTGCGGGTGAAGCTGAACCCCGTGCGCTCCATGATAAAGAACAAGCGCATCCTCATCGTGGAAGACTCCATCGTTCGCGGCACCACCATCCGCACCCGAATCAAGAAGCTCAGGGAGCTGGGCGCCCGGGAGATCCACATGCGGGTGAGCTGCCCGCCCATCAAGTTCCCGTGCTTCTACGGCATCGACTTCTCCTCCAAGGGCGAACTCATCGCGGCCAACAATTCCGTGGATGACATCGCCCGCTACATCGGCCTGGACAGCCTGCACTACCTGACCGTGGACGGCCTCCTGAACTCGGTGGGGGCCGACATGAAGGACCCCAAGTACTGCCTGGCCTGTTTCAACGGCGAGTATGTGATTCCCCCTTGCCAGGAAGGCACCAAGCTCTGCCTGGACGAGTCCAACGCCCTGACCTGGTAGACGCATGTTCGGAGCGCTCAAAGACTTGGCCGTGTCCACGGCCATCACCAGCAAGCTGGCCCCCTTGATGGACAGCTACTGCCAGTCGTTCAAGGTTACTCTGAATTCGTCGGCCAAGACCATGAAAGTCGAGGCTCTGCCCAGGGGCGAGTCGGACCCGGTACAGGTCGAGATCGTGGGATATAGCCTGTTTCAGGAAGAGGGCAGGGCGGTGCTGGCCTTCGAGAGCCTGAAGGTGAGCCGTGAATGGCTGGGAGCCTTGGCGTCCACTTTTCTGCCGGACAACCGGATCAAGTTGCCGGAAGATACTCCGTACGACCTGCTGAAGCAGCATATTTAAGGGGAGAGGGGAGGGATATGCCTCCGGCGGCCAAAGGGACAGTGTCCCTTTGGAATCCCCAATAGTTTCGTGTCGATGGATGTGAGAATGAGACGGGCGGGCAGCGCGTAAAGACGCGCTGCCCGCTTTTTTAGTTACTTCTTCTTGCCGGTCTTGAGCGTGGCCTCCAGGTCCGCGATGCGCTTTTTCAGCGCCTCTACGTCTTCGGCCTTGGCCAGGCCGAAGCGGTCCAGCAGGCTGGCCAGCTCCTCTTCCCCGGCCTCCTTGAGCGCGTCAACACCCTGGCCCACTCCACCGGCCATGCGGGCCAGCACCTGGCGCAGCTGTTCCCGCACTTCCTCCAACGGCATGTCGTCCACCTTCACGGGTGGAGTTAGCGCGTTCATGATTTCGTCTTTGAGCAAAAGCCCGGCGCCAAGGCCCGTGTAGAATCCTTTTTTCAGCAGATCGCTCATGTAATCCTCCGTGGACTTTGCGTCCCTGCGTGAATGAGTGCGTGTCATCAGGAGAGAACGGACCTGTCCGGCCCCTATCTCAGGTGTCGCGAAACATCTTGAAGGTCAAAAAAATACCGAGCAGGCCCGCCAGGGAGAAGCCAGCCAGCCCGATGACTGGCATGCCCCACAAGAGGGGGCCAAAGCCAGAATTGAAGACCACTGCGGAACTCACGGCCAAGGCGGCCGTGACCAGCGCTCCGCCCAGGCGGTTGCCCACCAGCCGGAAGGTGGCCGGCATCTTTCCAAAATCGTGCTGCTTGAGTTCAACGCTTAATTGTCCGGCACCGAGTTTGCGCAGCACGGAATCGATCTTGCGCGGGAATCCGGCCATCAGTCTGGCTGTTTCCTCCAGTTCCGCCCACAAGGATCGGTCGGACAATCCGGGAATCAACCGGCGCATGGTGTATGCCTTGGCCAGTTCGGCCAGATTCGCTGCTGGCTCCAGGGCGGGATGGAGCGTTTTCAGGGCGGCTTCCGTGGCCAGCATCGCCCTGGCCACCAGAATGAAGTCCGGCCTGGGCGAAAGCCCGTGTTCCCGGCAGATGTTGGTCACCGCCAGCAACTGGCTGCCCAGAAAGCCGCCGCCCACGGGTGTGCGGAACTTCTGTATCACGAACATGAGGTCCGATTCCAAGGTCAGCACGTCCAGATCGGGCGGCACGGAGTAGGACATCCCCTCGGCCACGCGGGCCAGTTTGGCGGGGTCGGACCCAGCCATGGCGATCACGCAGTCCACCAGGGCGGAACGCAGGGCCGGTGCCAGGCGGCCGCACATGCCGAAATCCAGGTAGCAAAGCCTGCTCTTGCCCACGATGCGCAGATTGCCCAGGTGAGGGTCCCCATGGAAGAACCCTTCCTCCATGATCTGGCGCAGGGCGGATTCAAGGCCCAATCCGGCCAGTTCGGCGCGTTCCTGGCTTGTGCCCATGAATTCGTCAAGGCGTTCACCTTCGATGAAGTCCATGACCAATACGTCCGGGCGAACCATGTCGGCATGCACGCCTGGTGCGAAAATGCGATCGTTTTCCCGGAACATGTCATTGAAGGCGAGCATGTTCACGGCTTCGTTGGTGAAGTCGAGTTCGCGGCGCACGTTCTTCTCAAGCTCCCGCACCACGTCCACCGGCTTGAAAGGGCGCACCGAGGCGGCGCGTTCCTGAAGAAGCTCCGCGAAGTATTCCAGGATGTCCAGGTCCGCGGCCATGGTGTCGGATACGTCCGGCAGGCGGACCTTCACGGCAACCAGACAGCCGTTGTCGGCCCGGCGGGCCCTGTGCACCTGCGAGATCGAGGCCGTGGCCACGGGCACGCGCTCGAAGTTGGTGAAGAGTTCCTCCAGCGGGCGGCCGAAGGCCGTTTCTATGGCTGATTGGATCACCGGGTAAGGTGCGGGAGGCAGGTTCTCCTGCAGGGTCTTGAGCTCGTCGCACAGCTCGGCCGGAATCATGTCCGGGCGCATGGAGAGGATCTGGCCGATCTTGACCGCAGTGGGGCCCAGCTCCTCCATGATGATCTTGATTCGCTTCCAGAGCGGGAGAACCGGGGGCGCGGCCCGCTGTTTTCGCCAGAAGAGGAAGCGGCGGCGCAGCCCCAAGCGTTCCAAGAGTTCCTCGAAACCGTGTTTGGCCAATACCGACACGATGATGCGCAGGCGGTTGGCCGTGGCCAGGGGGGTATAGCGTAGGAGGTCGGCAGTGTTCATGGCTATCCTACTGGTAGCAAAGAAGAAACGTTACTTGCAAGAGGAAACGATACGTGGGGAAGTGCCGTGTGGCACTGATGGAGTTCCCGGAAGCCATCACCCGGCGGAACGGAGAGAACGTCGGAACAGAGAGAGCAAGAACAGAGGGCATTCGAAACTTGGCCCGCAGATCGCTCCAGGGGAGGATTCAAATCTCGCTCAGAGCCTTCCCCAGCGCCTTTTCGATCCTGGCCCGCACGGCCTTGGCCCGGTTCTCGCCCCTGGTGAGGCTTTCCAGCCGCTCCGGGTTGTCCTTCCACGTGTTGCGCCAGATGCCATAGCGCTCCTCGATGCTCACCCGATTGGTGCGGCGGTAGCTCTTGTCGGCCATGTAGACCACTTCGGCCTCGTGGAGAGGTTCGTCAGGTGTAGGGTTGTGGCCACCAAGGCGGGTATGCACCTCAACAATGGCGGCGATGCGCGAATACCCCAGCGAGCGCAGCAATTCCCCTCCGGCCCGGTCGTGGTCGGGTTGGCCTTTGCTGATGTCGTGCAGGATGGCCGACGCCTCGATGAGTGGCAGATCCAGCCCCAGACCCTTCGCGTTCAGGGCCTCGGCCAGGGTCACGGCCAGCTCGGCCACGGCCATGGAGTGGGCCATACGGTCCGGCTTGGCTCCCTGGTACTGCTCCAGAAGGTCTATGGCTTGTTTTTTATTCGGGATATTCATTGGAATAATTAAAGTTTTTTGGAAGGGGGCATAGGGGTAGACAATTCCTCAGGATAGAGGAATTGGACGCGCGCAGAGCGCCCGCAGGACGAGCGCCAGAACGGCGCGAGTCAGCCTTTTGTTCACAAAAGGTTTCCCCCATTCTTAACTCTTACACAAGCAGAGCCTTTGCGAAGTCCTCTCCCGAAAACGGCCTCATGTCTTCCATCTTCTCTCCGAGTCCCACGAAAGTGATGGGGATGGCGTGCTCCAGGGCAATGCCCACCACCACGCCGCCCTTGGCTGTGCCGTCGAGCTTGGTGAGCACGATCTCGTCCACGCCCACGGCCTCGTTGAAGAGCTTGGTCTGGGACAGGGCGTTCTGGCCCGTGGTGGCGTCCACCACCAGGATGGTGCGGTGGGGCGCTCCGGGGTGCTTCTTGCCCAGAACCCGCTCGATCTTCTTGAGCTCTTCCATGAGGTTCGTCTTGGTGTGCAGCCGGCCGGCCGTATCCAAGAGCATCAGATCGTAGCCCTCGGCCAGACAGCGCTCCATGGCCTCGAAGGCCACTGCGGCCGGGTCCGAACCTTCTCCTTTGGTGAAGAACCCGGCGCCCACGCGCTTGGCCCAAATCTCAAGCTGTTCGATGGCCGCGGCCCGGAAGGTGTCGCCAGCCGCAATGAGCACCTTGCGGCCCTGCATCTGGGCCCGGTAGGCCAGCTTGGCGATGGATGTGGTCTTGCCCACGCCGTTGACGCCCACCATCATCACCACCTCGGGCGGATTGACGGCCTTGATGGTCTTTGGAGCGCGGAATATCTGGGCCAGTTCCTCGCGCAGGATGTCCTTGAACCCGGCCGGGTCGGTCACGCCTGCCTTGCGGGCGCGGTTTTTCAGCTGGGCCAGGAGCTTGCCGGCCGGTTCGAAACCCACGTCGGCCATGATGAGGATTTCCTCAAGCTCCTCCCAGAAGTCGTCGTCCATCTTGCTGTGCGAGGTGAGCAGACCGTCGATGCGGGCCGCGATCTGCTCGCGGGTCTTGGCCAGCCCTTCGGAAAGCTTGAGGAAGAGGCGGGAACGCTCGTCCTCCTCGTCCTCCAGGTCCAGGGCCAGGGCCAGGCGGTACTGAAGCTCGGAGCGGAACTCCTCGACCTCCTGGTATCCCATGTTGGAAAGCCACTTTTCGAACTGGGTGATGAACTCGTCGGCCTCGGCCTTCGGGGCTTCCAGGCACAGGAAGAGAAAGTGCAGGCGCTGCCAGAGTTCCGGCCCGGCCGCTTTCACGTCCTTCAGAACGATGCCGAGCCAAACGGACAGCTTGGGTTCGGCCTGGCGCAGGGCCAGGGTGAGGTCCTTCTGCCAGTCCTCGTTGACCAGGTGCGGGGCAGAGCTTTCAACAACGCTGGAATCCGGCGCTTCGGCAGGGCCTTCCGAAAGGCTCTCCGGCGCTCCGTCTGCAGCTTCCTGAACGGCTTGGGTCTCTGCTTCAGGGGCTTGTGCCGAGGGCTTGCCGCCCAGCCAGGACGATATCTTGGAGAAAAATCCCATTGGTCTTCCTTACAATATAATATGGCGCGCACCCCTCCTAACCCACGAACCCCAAGCAGACAAGGCTTGCCGTGAAAACGCGGCCCGGCTAAACTTGAACCATGAAACGCAGCAAAATTACCGAACTGCTCTCGGCTTCCGGGCCCAGGGAGCAGGTTGTGGTCAAGGGATGGGTGCGTACGCGCCGCGATGCCAAGGATTTCTCCTTTCTGGAGATCAACGACGGCTCCTGCCTGGCCAACATACAGGCCGTGGTGGACAGCTCCGCCCAAGGGTACGGCATCTTAAAGGACATCGGTACCGGCGCTTCGGTGGCCATCGAGGGCGCCCTGATCGCCTCGCCGGGCAAAGGCCAGGCCTGGGAAATCAAGGCTTCCTCGGTGGAGCTGATAGGAGCGGCTGACCAGGAGACCTTCCCCCTGCAGAAGAAGCGCCATTCCGATGAATTCCTTCGCGCCATAGCACACCTGCGTCCGCGCACCAACAAGTTCGGGGCGATGTTCCGCATCCGCTCGGAGCTGGCCCTGTCCATCCACAGGTATTTCCAGGATCGCGGCTTCTTCTACCTGCAGACGCCCATCATCACCGGCTCCGACTGCGAGGGCGCAGGGGAGATGCTCAGGGTGACCACCCTTAATCCGGGCCAACCCCTTGGGCCGGAAGGGGCCAAGGCGGACTTCTTCGGCAAGGACGCCTTCCTTACCGTGTCCGGACAGCTTTCCGCGGAACCCTTCGCCCTGGCGCTTGGCGACGT
Proteins encoded in this region:
- the carB gene encoding carbamoyl-phosphate synthase large subunit, coding for MPKRTDLKKILIIGSGPIVIGQACEFDYSGSQAAKALKEEGYEVVLVNSNPATIMTDPGLADRTYVEPIDPDIVAKIIERERPDALLPTLGGQTGLNTAVALAESGVLEKFNVELIGANLAVIKKAESREEFKAAMKDIGLKVPESGICRSIEDVRHWGKKISFPIIVRPAFTMGGSGGGVAYNMEDLEKIAARGLSLSMKSEVMLEQSVLGWKEFELEVMRDVNDNCVIICSIENIDPMGVHTGDSITVAPAQTLTDDEYQRMRDAALAIMREIGVETGGSNVQFAVNPENGELVIIEMNPRVSRSSALASKATGFPIAKIAAKLAVGYTLDEIPNDITRETMASFEPSIDYVVVKIPRFTFEKFPGAEDYLTTAMKSVGEAMSIGRTFKEALQKGLRSLEVGMPGLSKEYDKCTWDKDAILASLRKPNSRRLFDVRSAMLCGMTEAEIFEATKIDPWFLRQIKEIVDLEGELHSFALQESVSASNPKLAPVMQKAKRNGFSDRQLATLWKKSELDIRDIRKKLAVKPTYYLVDTCAAEFEAYTPYYYSTYETGSETTPSEKRKVVILGGGPNRIGQGIEFDYCCVHASYALRELGIESIMVNSNPETVSTDYDTSDKLYFEPLTFEDALNIIEHEKPEGVIVQFGGQTPLNLAVPLMRAGVPILGTSPDSIDRAEDRERFQALLKKLGLKQPPNGTAMSVEEACKIAKEITYPVVVRPSYVLGGRAMEVVYDEEGLISYFKKAAVVSPEHPILVDKFLENAIEVDVDAICDGTDTYVAGIMEHIEEAGIHSGDSACVLPPHTLSADIVAEIERQTKALAIELDVVGLMNIQFALKDGVVYILEVNPRASRTSPFVSKATGVPLAKLATKVMMGVKLKDLDPWSARKGGYVSVKESVFPFNRFPGVDVLLGPEMRSTGEVMGVDTSFGLAFMKSQLAAGQRLPMSGTVFLSVNDSDKQAILPAARMFAEIGFKIVATGGTAQVLNDNGIKAEKVLKVYEGRPNAADMVINGDIQLMINTVSGKKTVQDSSQLRQTTLLYGVPYTTTVAGAKAMAQAIKELTGTGLDVKSLQEYYS
- a CDS encoding amidophosphoribosyltransferase, whose amino-acid sequence is MKKEYCGLFGIYGHPEAARMTYFGLYALQHRGQESAGIVTWDGEKIREQKGMGLVADVFNERHLGKELKGSIAVGHIRYSTTGASLLRNAQPFLVRFGDWNLAIAHNGNLVNTYELRAELEAAGSIFQTTMDSEIFVHLIARSLNGGTIEDAVIKACQKVKGSYSLIIQANDKMIAVRDPNGIRPLALGRLDDNYVISSETCAFDLIEAEYLRPIEPGEMLVIQDKCLRSYRISEPQPVRRCIFELVYFARPDSVVFGEVVYSRRKLMGQTLAKEAPMDADYVMPFPDSGVYAAVGYAQESGLPFEVAMIRNHYVGRTFIQPSQNMRDFSVRVKLNPVRSMIKNKRILIVEDSIVRGTTIRTRIKKLRELGAREIHMRVSCPPIKFPCFYGIDFSSKGELIAANNSVDDIARYIGLDSLHYLTVDGLLNSVGADMKDPKYCLACFNGEYVIPPCQEGTKLCLDESNALTW
- a CDS encoding phasin family protein, translating into MSDLLKKGFYTGLGAGLLLKDEIMNALTPPVKVDDMPLEEVREQLRQVLARMAGGVGQGVDALKEAGEEELASLLDRFGLAKAEDVEALKKRIADLEATLKTGKKK
- a CDS encoding AarF/ABC1/UbiB kinase family protein, translated to MNTADLLRYTPLATANRLRIIVSVLAKHGFEELLERLGLRRRFLFWRKQRAAPPVLPLWKRIKIIMEELGPTAVKIGQILSMRPDMIPAELCDELKTLQENLPPAPYPVIQSAIETAFGRPLEELFTNFERVPVATASISQVHRARRADNGCLVAVKVRLPDVSDTMAADLDILEYFAELLQERAASVRPFKPVDVVRELEKNVRRELDFTNEAVNMLAFNDMFRENDRIFAPGVHADMVRPDVLVMDFIEGERLDEFMGTSQERAELAGLGLESALRQIMEEGFFHGDPHLGNLRIVGKSRLCYLDFGMCGRLAPALRSALVDCVIAMAGSDPAKLARVAEGMSYSVPPDLDVLTLESDLMFVIQKFRTPVGGGFLGSQLLAVTNICREHGLSPRPDFILVARAMLATEAALKTLHPALEPAANLAELAKAYTMRRLIPGLSDRSLWAELEETARLMAGFPRKIDSVLRKLGAGQLSVELKQHDFGKMPATFRLVGNRLGGALVTAALAVSSAVVFNSGFGPLLWGMPVIGLAGFSLAGLLGIFLTFKMFRDT
- a CDS encoding HD domain-containing protein is translated as MNIPNKKQAIDLLEQYQGAKPDRMAHSMAVAELAVTLAEALNAKGLGLDLPLIEASAILHDISKGQPDHDRAGGELLRSLGYSRIAAIVEVHTRLGGHNPTPDEPLHEAEVVYMADKSYRRTNRVSIEERYGIWRNTWKDNPERLESLTRGENRAKAVRARIEKALGKALSEI
- the ftsY gene encoding signal recognition particle-docking protein FtsY gives rise to the protein MGFFSKISSWLGGKPSAQAPEAETQAVQEAADGAPESLSEGPAEAPDSSVVESSAPHLVNEDWQKDLTLALRQAEPKLSVWLGIVLKDVKAAGPELWQRLHFLFLCLEAPKAEADEFITQFEKWLSNMGYQEVEEFRSELQYRLALALDLEDEEDERSRLFLKLSEGLAKTREQIAARIDGLLTSHSKMDDDFWEELEEILIMADVGFEPAGKLLAQLKNRARKAGVTDPAGFKDILREELAQIFRAPKTIKAVNPPEVVMMVGVNGVGKTTSIAKLAYRAQMQGRKVLIAAGDTFRAAAIEQLEIWAKRVGAGFFTKGEGSDPAAVAFEAMERCLAEGYDLMLLDTAGRLHTKTNLMEELKKIERVLGKKHPGAPHRTILVVDATTGQNALSQTKLFNEAVGVDEIVLTKLDGTAKGGVVVGIALEHAIPITFVGLGEKMEDMRPFSGEDFAKALLV